GTCGATTGAATATTGTTCCCGACGAACGGCTCATACACGATGCCTGCAATATTAGAAAACTCCTCAACGGGCTCCTGTCTTAATACCAAAACATTTTCTCGGCCAAACTTACCCTGAAAGTAGCCTATTTCATGCACGACATTCTGACGTGCCCGAATACTTCCGTCTGCTTGTTCATCCTCAGCCGTCATTACAATGATGGCATAGTGGCACTCATCAGTTTCCTCATCAAGTTTCTCAATTATCGTGCGCCCTCGATTAACCTGATCTTTTAATATGACCACATCGATTTCAAGCTGCGTTCGCACGAAACGTTCGACTTCTTGCCACAAGGAGCTCCGTCCGTGCGAAACAAAAATCTTAAATTCTTCGACCATCTCTTCATCATCACTTTCTTCAAACATTGTAACCTCCTGAATGCCCCACCCTCAACCTTAGGTTTATATTCGATTGTCTTGTCGTGGCGGTCTCAGTTCGTACAGAACGTCCAGGGCCTGAAGACCTTTCTGATTTTGGCAAGCATCGCGCCATTCTATCAAACTATCAACTTCCATTGTATTTAAATGCGATAAGTCTACGCGATGTATAATCTGTAAATCTGACTTCTCCAAACTCTCTTCAAGCTTTCCCCCATATTTATTGAATCGATTCTCCCGGGTCTTCTTTTTGGGACGTAGCAATTGACTCATTGCTAACTCATGGTAAATCCAGGGGGAAAGCGTCTGGCCCTGATCCCTCACCGTTTCTTCCACAGTTATCGAGGCAGGCGTATTGAGAAAAAAGAGGCACTCGCAATTATCCATCATTCTTGTTAGAGCCGTGGCAAGCATTATATGAACATGGCTCGTCGAATAATTACGCTTATCATAATCATAAGTCTGACTATTCGCGTTGTAGCAATACTCTTTATCGATGGCCTTGAGCAGAGCGTTTGAGTGCCCCCATGCGCAGGAATCAATAAATGAAAAAAGTTCAAAAGACTTGTAAAGCCAACCCGCAAGTGCAATGGCCAAGTCTTCATCTTTGTGAGCATGAGAGATGAATACATCGGCCTGAACCTGAGGAAACCAATTTGCCTGCATCTTTGTCGCGTCGAGTATTCCGTCCTTCCGCAAATATGGATCCAAGGTCTCGCGAAAGATATTTTTGATCGCGCCGTGAACGGCTTTGCCAACAACCAGGTCTGAAGCAAAGTCATCAGAATCAAGTGTTACATTAAATCCACGATACATGGTAATCTCACCGCCACCCCGTCGCCAGCAACTCCAACCGCTCCACCTTGTTCAGCACCTCAGAACATTC
The sequence above is a segment of the Turneriella parva DSM 21527 genome. Coding sequences within it:
- a CDS encoding TIR domain-containing protein, with product MFEESDDEEMVEEFKIFVSHGRSSLWQEVERFVRTQLEIDVVILKDQVNRGRTIIEKLDEETDECHYAIIVMTAEDEQADGSIRARQNVVHEIGYFQGKFGRENVLVLRQEPVEEFSNIAGIVYEPFVGNNIQSTFERIRSEIEDALERFLEEDDEDDEE